One genomic window of Clostridium taeniosporum includes the following:
- a CDS encoding helix-turn-helix transcriptional regulator: MKFEVPILSVKLKMPQPRKNYIIRKELFHRLENMKEYKVTIVKAGAGCGKTTLLSSFVKETKMENVKWITLDENADQAFVFWNYAIEVLKDYFGDTKADFQTLFDSNMQKDKLWRIISILINKLFIKEDIFLVIDDFQMISDSFLISTINYFIENMSENIHLILLTREIPDIYLGTLAIEGNVIIIEEDAIRLTQKESLKFLTETLKLDKNEEKINDMIEASEGWIGGLQLLAIASKEKNSETIKTIKLSNRLLEDYITKEIFEFLTKEEQDFLVETSILRYFSKEICNNYQPKIDFMSMIESILQKNLLVINIDDNVGVYRYHSILSEYLKGIFNKFDNDKKAYLHNLAADIYYGLGDYEETLHHLFIIKEYEKIMELILKMPQTALTFSYIMKVPMKEIIKNKDFAYQYFFYYYASFDTEVCKKIYDFINKYMKNDKTFVAFKHADMFLNYRLELDKVKILSLNQIDSLPLNPVTTAFLLIKEAYFLFASSKYKESIEYLNSANQVYKQTGNIYIGFFILSEKAQICEDIGDLDTCFSLYKEMELILPKLNLVETCYYIGIAGAYTKKLALSKTFEALEKVKELLINDSSTVDFAYQYTLAEYYYLVGNHEMTEKILTDIMNKEIFKNIYFSARLLRYPICRDNNKKLAKQFLKEYEDADDSLKIMECDLLYSIIQYENGNIEKAKKLVNEITQKARKMQNKLKIIECDLFKIRMLLDMEGNKNDIQNLFLEAVSYGAENGLALPFWFEKKTTKKVMADMGAEFKNKLSSEEIDFISSILNSDGKNGIKEIKKNQYDLTEREKEVLNELAKGSTNKQIAENLYISLSTVKSHIINIYGKLGVNNRVAAVNKIYNKR, translated from the coding sequence ATGAAATTTGAAGTACCTATCTTATCTGTAAAACTAAAAATGCCACAACCAAGAAAAAATTATATTATAAGAAAAGAATTGTTTCATAGATTAGAAAATATGAAAGAATATAAAGTTACTATTGTAAAGGCAGGTGCTGGATGCGGTAAGACTACTTTACTTTCAAGCTTTGTCAAGGAAACAAAGATGGAAAATGTAAAATGGATTACATTAGATGAAAATGCAGATCAAGCTTTTGTTTTTTGGAATTATGCAATAGAAGTTTTAAAGGATTATTTTGGAGATACAAAAGCAGATTTTCAAACTCTTTTTGATAGTAATATGCAGAAAGATAAGTTGTGGAGAATTATATCTATTTTAATTAATAAATTATTTATAAAAGAAGATATTTTTTTAGTAATTGATGATTTTCAGATGATTTCAGATTCTTTTCTTATTTCTACGATTAATTATTTTATTGAAAATATGTCGGAAAATATACATTTAATACTTCTTACAAGAGAAATACCAGATATATATCTTGGAACACTTGCTATAGAAGGTAATGTAATTATTATTGAAGAAGATGCAATTAGGCTAACGCAAAAAGAGAGTTTGAAATTTTTAACGGAAACATTGAAACTTGATAAAAATGAAGAAAAGATTAATGATATGATAGAAGCTTCAGAAGGATGGATAGGTGGACTTCAATTACTTGCAATAGCATCAAAAGAAAAAAACAGTGAAACAATTAAAACAATAAAACTTTCTAATCGTCTACTTGAGGATTATATTACAAAAGAGATTTTTGAATTTTTAACTAAGGAAGAACAAGATTTTCTAGTAGAAACATCAATTTTAAGATACTTTAGTAAAGAAATATGTAATAACTATCAACCTAAAATTGACTTTATGAGTATGATTGAGTCTATTTTGCAAAAGAATCTTTTGGTTATAAATATTGATGATAATGTAGGCGTTTATAGATATCATTCTATTCTATCTGAATATTTAAAAGGTATTTTCAATAAGTTTGATAATGATAAGAAAGCATACTTGCATAATCTTGCAGCAGATATTTATTATGGATTAGGAGATTATGAGGAAACTTTACACCATCTATTTATTATTAAAGAATATGAAAAAATAATGGAACTAATTCTTAAAATGCCACAAACAGCATTGACATTTTCTTATATTATGAAAGTACCAATGAAGGAAATTATAAAAAATAAGGATTTTGCATATCAATACTTTTTTTATTACTATGCTAGTTTTGATACAGAAGTATGTAAAAAAATATATGATTTTATTAATAAATATATGAAAAATGATAAAACATTTGTGGCATTTAAACATGCAGATATGTTTTTAAATTATAGATTGGAATTAGATAAGGTTAAGATTCTTTCATTAAATCAAATTGATTCATTACCACTTAATCCTGTAACTACTGCATTTTTATTAATAAAGGAAGCTTATTTTTTATTTGCGTCTTCAAAATATAAGGAATCAATAGAATACTTAAATTCAGCAAATCAAGTATATAAACAAACCGGAAATATTTATATAGGATTTTTTATACTATCAGAAAAAGCACAAATTTGTGAGGATATAGGGGACCTAGATACATGTTTTAGTTTATATAAAGAAATGGAATTAATACTTCCAAAGCTTAACTTAGTAGAAACTTGTTATTATATTGGAATTGCAGGAGCATATACCAAAAAACTTGCTCTTAGCAAGACATTTGAGGCATTAGAAAAAGTAAAAGAATTATTAATTAATGATTCATCAACGGTTGATTTTGCTTATCAATATACTTTAGCAGAATATTATTATTTGGTTGGAAATCATGAAATGACAGAAAAGATATTGACGGATATAATGAATAAGGAAATATTTAAGAATATTTATTTTTCTGCAAGGCTTTTAAGATATCCGATTTGTCGTGATAATAATAAAAAATTGGCAAAACAATTTCTAAAGGAATATGAAGATGCTGATGATTCATTGAAGATAATGGAGTGTGATTTACTATATTCTATAATTCAATATGAAAATGGCAATATAGAAAAAGCAAAGAAACTTGTTAATGAGATTACTCAAAAAGCTAGAAAAATGCAGAATAAGTTAAAGATTATAGAATGTGATTTATTTAAAATTCGTATGTTATTGGACATGGAAGGCAACAAAAATGATATTCAAAATCTATTTTTAGAAGCAGTTTCTTATGGAGCAGAAAATGGACTTGCACTTCCATTCTGGTTTGAAAAGAAGACAACTAAGAAAGTAATGGCAGACATGGGTGCAGAATTTAAAAATAAACTTTCATCAGAAGAAATTGACTTTATCTCAAGTATTTTAAATTCAGATGGTAAGAATGGTATAAAAGAAATAAAAAAAAATCAATATGATTTAACAGAACGAGAAAAGGAAGTTTTAAATGAATTAGCAAAAGGAAGTACCAATAAGCAGATTGCAGAAAATCTCTATATTTCACTATCAACTGTAAAATCTCATATTATTAATATTTATGGGAAACTTGGAGTAAATAATAGAGTGGCTGCTGTTAATAAAATATACAATAAAAGATGA
- a CDS encoding GntR family transcriptional regulator, which produces MNKIDKNSKIPLYAQLMDILINQIENSMEENEQLDSEREICDKYGVSRTTVRQALDELEKQKYIYKVHGKGNFIASRRFEQDLIKVYSFTDEMRKLGKKPISKLLNFEIAEPDSKIIRKLKLKENELVYKITRIRIADDIPMIYETTYLPYEKFNGMTKKDLEENPMYEVFKNDFKLRITSAEEVLESVLINKLESIYLDISQGDPGLKIERITYESNKIIEYTVSIARGDKFKYRVCLNNQ; this is translated from the coding sequence ATGAATAAAATTGATAAAAATTCTAAAATTCCATTATATGCACAATTAATGGATATTCTTATTAATCAGATAGAAAACTCTATGGAAGAAAATGAACAATTGGATTCAGAAAGAGAAATTTGTGATAAATATGGTGTTAGTAGAACAACTGTAAGACAGGCATTAGATGAATTAGAAAAGCAAAAATATATATATAAAGTTCATGGAAAAGGAAATTTTATAGCATCAAGAAGATTTGAACAAGATTTAATAAAAGTCTATTCCTTTACTGATGAAATGAGAAAACTTGGGAAAAAACCAATATCTAAATTATTAAACTTTGAAATAGCAGAGCCTGATAGTAAAATTATAAGAAAATTAAAGTTAAAAGAGAACGAATTAGTATATAAAATAACAAGAATAAGAATAGCAGATGATATTCCAATGATATATGAAACAACTTATTTACCATATGAAAAGTTTAATGGTATGACTAAAAAAGATTTAGAAGAAAATCCTATGTATGAGGTTTTTAAAAATGATTTTAAACTTCGAATAACATCAGCAGAAGAAGTCCTTGAAAGTGTGTTAATTAATAAATTAGAAAGTATTTATTTAGATATATCACAAGGAGACCCAGGACTAAAAATTGAAAGAATAACTTATGAGAGTAATAAAATTATTGAATATACAGTAAGTATAGCAAGAGGAGATAAGTTTAAATATAGAGTATGTCTAAATAATCAATAA
- the nagA gene encoding N-acetylglucosamine-6-phosphate deacetylase: MLIKNCNIIYLDKIESGSILIENGKIKKINPHNLEDKNTIDAKGLYISPGFIDVHIHGAGGCDTMDGTTESINTISKTIAKHGTTSFVPTTMTFSIEAINKAMKAIKTLKNNSSEGAHVLGVHLEGPFINPNAIGAQNPDYILPPSISTYKSMVKNCEDCVISLTLAPEINGSKELIQYLSKNGVVCSLGHTKATYEETIDAIKYGACHSTHLYNAMPAFNHRNPGIIGAIFDSDIKTETISDGIHISYPALRIAYKQKGTDNILLITDSMMACCMPDGEYKLGGQDVIVKEGVARVKSGSLAGSVLTLDKAVRNVYRNSNLPLNEIIKMASYNPAKHCKVDHHKGLIKEGYDADLILFDDDINIKKVFISGKEFY; the protein is encoded by the coding sequence ATGTTAATAAAAAATTGTAATATTATTTATTTAGATAAAATAGAATCTGGTTCTATTCTTATTGAAAATGGCAAAATAAAAAAAATAAATCCGCATAATCTTGAAGATAAAAACACTATAGATGCAAAAGGTTTGTACATTTCACCTGGATTTATAGATGTTCATATACATGGTGCTGGTGGATGTGATACTATGGATGGTACAACAGAATCTATTAATACTATTTCAAAAACAATAGCTAAACATGGTACTACTTCTTTTGTTCCTACTACTATGACTTTTTCAATAGAAGCTATTAATAAAGCTATGAAAGCAATAAAAACTCTAAAAAATAATAGTTCAGAAGGTGCACACGTTTTAGGCGTTCATTTAGAAGGACCTTTCATAAACCCTAATGCAATAGGAGCTCAAAATCCGGATTATATTCTACCACCATCAATATCTACTTATAAATCTATGGTTAAAAACTGTGAAGATTGTGTTATATCACTTACATTGGCACCAGAAATAAATGGTTCTAAAGAATTAATACAATATCTTTCTAAAAATGGAGTTGTATGTTCGTTAGGTCATACTAAAGCTACCTATGAAGAAACCATAGATGCAATTAAATATGGAGCCTGCCACTCAACTCATCTTTATAATGCAATGCCTGCTTTTAATCATAGAAATCCTGGAATTATAGGTGCTATCTTTGATAGTGATATAAAAACTGAAACTATTTCAGATGGAATTCATATATCATATCCAGCATTAAGAATTGCTTACAAACAAAAAGGAACAGATAATATCTTATTAATTACTGATTCTATGATGGCATGCTGTATGCCTGATGGTGAATATAAGTTAGGTGGTCAAGATGTGATAGTAAAAGAAGGTGTTGCAAGAGTTAAGAGTGGATCATTAGCTGGTTCTGTTTTAACTCTTGATAAAGCTGTTAGAAATGTCTATAGAAATTCTAATTTACCTTTAAATGAAATTATAAAAATGGCTTCATATAATCCAGCCAAGCATTGCAAAGTAGATCATCATAAAGGATTGATCAAAGAGGGGTATGATGCTGATTTAATATTGTTTGATGATGATATAAACATAAAAAAAGTATTCATTTCAGGCAAAGAATTTTATTAA
- a CDS encoding SIS domain-containing protein, with product MIFGKTIEELEKSKAINTSKEIMQQPDLWKETYKIIYKKRDEIKLFLNKNVTKDTRIILTGAGTSDYVGDTALLEVKNTVDARVEAIATTDLVSSPKNYIEKDTPTILVSYARSGNSPESVGAYDLCEKNIKNISQVVITCNEEGELAKRAINHGNSLVLFMPKESNDKGFAMTSSFSCMLLATILMFDIDNIKNNRKIVDLICKQGKYILENKWNEVLNLVNYKCDRVVYLGSGILKNLSQEMALKNLELTSGKVATICESVMGFRHGPKSIINDNTLIIIMTSTDKYTNLYDFDLINEIYNDSGNHKLVVISYEKNEKLKNSCDQYIEINGENIPEIYTVFNYILYGQMFGLFNSITHKISPDNPRPDGTVNRVVKGVRIHKKFF from the coding sequence ATGATTTTTGGAAAAACTATTGAAGAGTTAGAAAAATCAAAAGCAATAAATACATCAAAAGAAATAATGCAACAACCTGATTTATGGAAAGAGACATATAAAATAATTTATAAAAAAAGAGATGAAATTAAATTATTCTTAAATAAAAATGTAACAAAAGATACAAGGATAATATTAACAGGTGCAGGTACGTCTGACTATGTAGGGGATACAGCTTTATTGGAAGTAAAGAATACTGTAGATGCACGAGTTGAAGCAATTGCAACAACAGATTTAGTTTCAAGTCCTAAAAATTATATAGAGAAAGATACACCAACTATTTTAGTATCATATGCTAGATCAGGAAATTCTCCTGAAAGTGTTGGTGCATATGATTTATGTGAAAAAAATATTAAAAATATATCACAAGTGGTAATTACCTGCAATGAAGAGGGAGAACTAGCAAAAAGAGCTATTAATCATGGTAATAGTTTAGTTTTGTTTATGCCTAAGGAATCAAATGATAAAGGATTTGCCATGACAAGTTCCTTTAGTTGTATGCTTTTAGCAACAATATTAATGTTTGATATAGATAATATTAAAAACAATAGAAAAATAGTTGATTTAATATGTAAACAAGGAAAATATATTTTAGAAAATAAATGGAATGAAGTTTTAAACTTAGTAAATTATAAATGTGATAGAGTAGTTTATTTAGGATCAGGAATATTAAAAAATTTATCACAAGAGATGGCATTGAAAAATTTGGAACTTACAAGTGGTAAGGTAGCAACAATATGTGAATCAGTTATGGGATTTAGACATGGACCAAAATCAATAATTAATGATAATACTTTAATAATTATTATGACTTCTACAGATAAATATACTAATCTTTATGATTTTGACTTAATAAATGAGATATATAATGATTCTGGAAACCATAAACTTGTAGTAATAAGTTATGAAAAAAATGAAAAATTAAAGAATAGTTGTGATCAATATATTGAGATAAATGGTGAAAATATACCAGAAATATATACTGTATTTAATTATATTTTATATGGACAAATGTTTGGATTATTTAATTCAATAACACACAAGATATCTCCAGATAATCCAAGACCAGATGGAACAGTTAACAGAGTAGTAAAAGGTGTTCGTATTCATAAGAAATTCTTTTAA
- a CDS encoding 1-phosphofructokinase family hexose kinase yields MILVINLNASVDKKYEIKDIQKGKVMRARSVHNTPGGKGLHVANVATILNEECIVTGFLGGKSGEFIEEKLLDYGIKSDFVKISGETRDCLAFITDDSAQTEILEPGPEITNEEQKNFINKYNDLVEKANIIVASGSLPKNVSNNFYRNLIEYANKKDKKFFLDASGGALREGIKGKPYFIKPNKDEIEALTGRRILCEEDVVNEIKYLSEKGIEFISISLGENGSIVGIKDKVYKIDIPKVKVVNPVGSGDAYVGGIAVAMERGYDIVNTLKLASACGTANVMEKETGFIDKYKVENLLDKIVVKEL; encoded by the coding sequence ATGATATTAGTTATAAATCTTAATGCTTCTGTAGATAAAAAATATGAGATAAAGGATATACAAAAGGGAAAGGTAATGAGGGCTAGATCAGTTCATAATACTCCAGGTGGTAAGGGATTACATGTAGCTAATGTAGCTACTATATTGAATGAAGAATGCATAGTTACAGGTTTTCTTGGAGGAAAGAGCGGAGAATTTATCGAAGAAAAGCTCTTAGATTATGGGATAAAAAGTGATTTTGTAAAAATAAGTGGTGAGACAAGGGATTGCTTGGCATTTATTACAGATGATTCTGCTCAAACAGAAATACTTGAGCCTGGACCAGAAATTACAAATGAAGAACAAAAGAATTTTATAAATAAGTATAATGATTTAGTAGAAAAAGCTAATATAATTGTAGCTTCTGGTAGTCTTCCTAAAAATGTATCTAATAATTTCTATAGAAATTTAATAGAATATGCTAATAAAAAAGACAAGAAATTTTTTTTAGATGCTAGTGGAGGTGCTTTAAGAGAAGGCATTAAAGGAAAGCCTTATTTTATTAAACCTAATAAAGATGAAATAGAAGCTTTAACAGGTAGAAGAATATTGTGTGAAGAAGATGTTGTAAATGAAATAAAATATTTAAGTGAAAAAGGAATAGAGTTTATTTCAATTTCATTAGGAGAAAATGGTTCCATTGTTGGTATTAAAGATAAAGTTTATAAGATAGATATTCCAAAAGTAAAAGTTGTTAATCCAGTAGGATCAGGTGATGCTTATGTTGGAGGTATAGCAGTAGCTATGGAAAGAGGATATGATATTGTAAATACTTTGAAACTAGCATCAGCTTGTGGAACTGCCAATGTAATGGAAAAAGAAACAGGGTTTATAGACAAGTATAAAGTAGAGAATTTGTTGGATAAAATTGTTGTTAAAGAATTATAA
- the agaW gene encoding PTS N-acetylgalactosamine transporter subunit IIC produces the protein MFVKALLIAIWAGIAGIDLFDGLTHVHRPIVTGLVVGLILGDVKTGLIVGAALELVFMGMVPLAGAQPPNVVIGGIIGTSIAILGKLEPQAAVGVAIPFAVAVQAAITFIFTLFSFFMHKADNYAENADTRGIDRINYMGMLFLFIFYFVIAFLPIFFGADKAADIVRAVPVWIIDGLKVAGGVMPAIGFAMLLKIMLKKEYMAFLIIGFLFVTYGHISILGLALVGLSIALYDYYSANNKKVVKVAEEEYEDGI, from the coding sequence ATGTTTGTTAAAGCTTTATTGATTGCTATTTGGGCAGGTATTGCAGGAATAGATTTATTTGATGGATTAACTCATGTACACAGACCAATAGTAACAGGACTTGTAGTTGGTTTAATTTTAGGTGATGTAAAAACAGGACTTATAGTTGGAGCTGCATTAGAACTTGTGTTTATGGGAATGGTTCCTCTTGCAGGAGCACAACCACCTAATGTAGTTATTGGAGGAATTATTGGAACAAGTATAGCTATTTTAGGTAAACTAGAACCTCAAGCAGCAGTAGGTGTAGCAATACCGTTTGCTGTAGCTGTACAAGCTGCTATAACATTTATTTTTACGTTATTTTCATTTTTTATGCATAAAGCTGATAATTATGCAGAAAATGCAGATACAAGGGGTATAGATAGAATAAATTATATGGGAATGCTTTTCTTATTTATATTTTATTTTGTTATTGCATTTTTACCAATATTCTTTGGAGCAGACAAAGCAGCAGATATTGTAAGAGCAGTACCAGTGTGGATTATTGATGGACTAAAAGTAGCAGGTGGAGTAATGCCAGCAATTGGATTTGCTATGCTATTAAAGATTATGTTAAAGAAGGAATATATGGCATTTCTTATTATTGGTTTCTTGTTTGTAACATATGGTCATATTTCAATTTTAGGACTAGCTTTAGTTGGATTAAGTATAGCATTATATGACTATTATTCAGCTAATAATAAAAAAGTAGTAAAAGTTGCAGAGGAGGAATATGAAGATGGAATCTAA
- the agaV gene encoding PTS N-acetylgalactosamine transporter subunit IIB, which produces MPNILLTRIDNRLVHGQVGVTWVNHLGANLLLVANDEVAKDPIQQNLMEMVIPDTIGIRFFSIQKTIKIINKAAPRQLIFLVCKTPQDAVRLVEGGIPIKKINIGNLHFSEGKKQISSTVFMDENDVQAFRRLKELGIELEIRRVPDEAIDEDIYKHI; this is translated from the coding sequence ATGCCAAATATATTATTGACTAGAATTGATAACAGACTAGTACATGGTCAAGTAGGAGTTACTTGGGTAAATCATTTAGGAGCAAATTTATTATTAGTAGCAAATGATGAGGTGGCTAAAGATCCTATTCAACAAAATTTAATGGAGATGGTCATTCCAGATACCATAGGAATAAGGTTTTTCTCAATACAAAAGACTATAAAGATAATAAACAAAGCAGCACCAAGACAATTAATTTTTTTAGTATGTAAAACTCCACAAGATGCTGTTAGATTAGTAGAAGGCGGTATCCCTATAAAGAAGATAAATATAGGTAATTTACATTTTAGTGAAGGAAAGAAACAAATCTCTTCTACAGTTTTTATGGATGAAAATGATGTACAAGCTTTTAGAAGGCTTAAAGAATTAGGAATTGAATTGGAAATAAGAAGAGTACCTGATGAAGCAATAGATGAAGATATTTATAAACACATATAA
- a CDS encoding PTS sugar transporter subunit IIA yields MIGLIVVGHGIFPEGILSSVKLIAGEQEKVIGINFESGQGSDLLKENIENAIDNINTDEVLILADLAGGSPFNMSVIISEKRKDKKIKVISGMNLPMVLEATLSRDVYDIDDLVDVIKNSGIKGIKEYKNNRINQSVEYDDGI; encoded by the coding sequence GTGATAGGGTTAATTGTTGTGGGACATGGAATTTTTCCAGAAGGAATACTTAGTTCTGTAAAACTAATTGCTGGAGAGCAAGAAAAAGTTATAGGTATAAATTTTGAAAGTGGACAAGGGTCGGATTTATTAAAGGAAAATATTGAAAATGCAATTGATAATATTAATACAGATGAAGTATTGATTTTAGCAGACTTAGCAGGGGGATCTCCTTTTAACATGTCTGTTATCATTAGTGAAAAAAGAAAAGATAAAAAAATTAAAGTTATATCAGGCATGAATTTACCTATGGTTCTAGAAGCAACATTGTCAAGAGATGTGTATGATATAGATGATTTAGTTGATGTAATAAAAAATTCTGGAATTAAAGGGATTAAAGAATATAAAAACAACAGAATTAATCAAAGTGTTGAATATGATGATGGAATATAA
- a CDS encoding tagatose bisphosphate family class II aldolase: MHKILSTKQMLLKAQKEGYAVPAFNIHNLETLQVVVDTAMKMRSPVIIAGTPSTIEYAGGSYIEAMAEVAAQKYDIPIAIHLDHFEDVNEIKKNIDIGFRSCMIDASKEEFEINISRVKEVVEYAHKYDATVEAELGKLGGREDDLIVSEKDSMYTNPDDAVEFVKRTGVDSLAVAIGTAHGLYKGKAKLDFERLKEIRSKVHVPLVLHGASDVPDELVKKAISLGICKVNVATDLKIPFSDAVKDYFKNNPNANDPRKYMTPGKKAMAKIVEDKIKVCGSANRY, translated from the coding sequence ATGCATAAAATACTTTCTACAAAACAAATGTTATTGAAAGCTCAAAAAGAAGGATATGCAGTTCCAGCTTTTAATATACACAATTTAGAAACATTACAAGTGGTTGTTGATACAGCAATGAAGATGAGATCACCTGTAATTATTGCTGGAACACCATCTACAATAGAGTATGCAGGTGGATCTTATATAGAGGCAATGGCAGAAGTTGCAGCACAAAAATATGATATACCAATAGCAATTCATTTAGATCACTTTGAAGATGTAAATGAAATAAAGAAAAATATAGATATTGGATTTAGATCATGTATGATAGATGCATCTAAAGAAGAGTTTGAGATTAATATTTCAAGAGTAAAAGAAGTTGTAGAATATGCACATAAATATGATGCCACTGTTGAAGCAGAACTTGGAAAACTTGGTGGAAGAGAAGATGATTTGATAGTATCTGAAAAAGACTCAATGTATACAAATCCAGATGATGCAGTAGAATTTGTTAAAAGAACAGGCGTGGATTCTTTAGCAGTAGCAATAGGTACAGCACATGGTTTGTATAAAGGAAAAGCAAAATTGGATTTTGAAAGATTAAAAGAAATAAGAAGTAAAGTTCATGTGCCGTTAGTACTTCATGGAGCATCAGACGTCCCAGATGAGTTAGTTAAAAAGGCAATTTCACTTGGGATATGTAAGGTAAATGTAGCTACAGATTTAAAAATACCATTTTCAGATGCAGTAAAAGATTATTTTAAAAATAATCCTAATGCTAATGATCCCAGAAAATATATGACACCAGGAAAAAAAGCTATGGCAAAAATAGTAGAAGATAAAATAAAAGTTTGTGGAAGTGCCAATAGATATTAA
- a CDS encoding PTS system mannose/fructose/sorbose family transporter subunit IID produces the protein MESNVAYKDPTTKKVITNKDLNHMVWRSLFLQASFNYERMQGCGWLYGLIPGLKKIHTNKEDLSQAMKDHMEFFNTHPFLVTFIMGLVLAMEENKEDRDTIRGIKVATMGPLGGIGDALFWLTALPICVGIGASMAMEGNVAGPIVFLIMFNTLHFFLRFFLMKYGYNTGVKALSSLKEQTKKIAHAASILGLTVVGGLIASMVNLKTTLVISVGSASGDSAIKLQEGVLDQVMPNMLALGYTFLMYKLLKKGYSPIKLITITICLGLIAKFIEYITNIPIL, from the coding sequence ATGGAATCTAATGTAGCATATAAAGATCCTACTACAAAAAAGGTAATTACAAATAAAGATTTGAATCATATGGTTTGGCGTTCACTTTTTTTACAGGCTTCATTTAATTATGAAAGAATGCAAGGTTGTGGATGGCTTTATGGATTAATACCAGGATTAAAGAAAATTCATACAAATAAAGAAGATTTATCTCAAGCAATGAAAGATCATATGGAGTTTTTTAATACTCATCCATTTTTAGTAACTTTTATTATGGGGTTAGTCTTAGCAATGGAAGAAAATAAGGAAGATAGAGATACAATAAGAGGAATAAAAGTTGCAACAATGGGACCTTTAGGTGGTATTGGTGATGCCTTATTTTGGCTAACAGCTTTACCAATTTGTGTTGGTATAGGTGCATCAATGGCCATGGAAGGAAATGTTGCAGGACCTATAGTTTTCTTAATAATGTTTAATACATTACATTTTTTCTTAAGATTTTTCTTGATGAAATATGGATATAATACAGGAGTTAAGGCACTTTCTTCATTGAAAGAACAAACAAAGAAGATAGCTCATGCTGCTTCAATATTAGGTTTAACAGTTGTTGGTGGATTGATAGCTTCAATGGTTAATTTAAAGACAACACTGGTAATTTCAGTAGGTTCAGCAAGTGGCGATTCAGCAATAAAATTGCAAGAAGGCGTTTTAGATCAAGTAATGCCTAATATGTTAGCTTTAGGTTATACATTCTTAATGTATAAATTATTAAAGAAAGGTTATTCTCCAATTAAATTAATAACAATTACAATTTGTTTAGGTTTAATTGCAAAGTTTATAGAATATATTACAAATATCCCAATATTATAA